The window ATTCTTCGGTTCATCATCACCATTTTCAACATTCTTCGATTTTGGTAACACACCTGGAACACGAATCTTTGGTTTCGACGAGGATCAAATGGATCATGACATAGATCCATTTGCCACATTAAATATGGGACCAGCGCGACCGGGCAATGCTTTCCGTAGCCATTCATTCAACATCCATAACAACGCGAATCGTGGTAAAGATAAAGCTCAAGATCCACCAATAGAACACGATTTATACGTCAGCTTAGAGGATATCGCAAAAGGTTgtgtgaaaaaaatgaaaatctcaAGGCGTGTCTTACAACCAGACGGCTCAACCAAAAAAGAAGACAAAGTATTAACGATCACAGTGAAACCAGGATGGAAGGCCGGTACAAGAATTACGTTCCAAAAGGAAGGAGATCAATCACGGCATAAGATTCCAGCAGACATAGTTTTCACAATTCGAGATAAACCACATCCACTATTCAAACGGGAAGGTAGCGATTTACGATACACCGCAAGTATATCACTGAAACAGGCACTTTGTGGCACAGTCGTAGTCGTTCCCACAATGAGTGGTGATCAAGTCACAATCAATTTCCAAAATGAAATAGTGAAACCAACAACTGTGAAGCGCTTACAAGGTTACGGTCTTCCATTACCGAAAGAACCCGGCATCAAAGGTGATCTTATCGTGAATTTCGATATCAAATTTCCagacaaaatatcaaaaactgttAGGGAAGTTCTATATGACACGCTACCTAATTAATATCAAAACTTactccctttaaaaaaaaatccctcgaactatttattatattattttttcatattgtcATCATCTTTCGGTTAAAATgatcttttttttcttctttcatatgctcaaaattgttttttaataatcatgtaactcaattttttgattttaatattacgttgccatgttttttgttttcaccgtaatgttaaaattgaataaaaatatttggctgaataactttataatttttttttctctcataATTCGCT is drawn from Chrysoperla carnea chromosome X, inChrCarn1.1, whole genome shotgun sequence and contains these coding sequences:
- the LOC123302370 gene encoding dnaJ protein homolog 1-like produces the protein MGKNYYNILGIQKGASDDDIKKAYRKLALKYHPDKNKAPGAEERFKEIAEAYEVLSDKKKRDIYDSYGEEGLKGGAQSGTSQGGNQNFSYTFHGDPRATFAQFFGSSSPFSTFFDFGNTPGTRIFGFDEDQMDHDIDPFATLNMGPARPGNAFRSHSFNIHNNANRGKDKAQDPPIEHDLYVSLEDIAKGCVKKMKISRRVLQPDGSTKKEDKVLTITVKPGWKAGTRITFQKEGDQSRHKIPADIVFTIRDKPHPLFKREGSDLRYTASISLKQALCGTVVVVPTMSGDQVTINFQNEIVKPTTVKRLQGYGLPLPKEPGIKGDLIVNFDIKFPDKISKTVREVLYDTLPN